Proteins encoded together in one Gadus chalcogrammus isolate NIFS_2021 chromosome 18, NIFS_Gcha_1.0, whole genome shotgun sequence window:
- the LOC130371598 gene encoding cytochrome c oxidase assembly protein COX19, producing the protein MSTAMNFSSKAFKPRAPDKGSFPLDHFGECKGFKDTFMKCLRDNSFDNSMCRLQSKDYLQCRMDNQLMAKEPLEKLGFADLKETPPSPEDKDAK; encoded by the exons ATGTCGACTGCTATGAACTTCTCCTCCAAGGCCTTCAAGCCTCGGGCTCCTGATAAAGGCTCGTTTCCTCTGGACCACTTTG GAGAATGTAAGGGATTCAAAGACACGTTCATGAAATGCCTGAGAGACAACAGCTTTGACAACTCCATGTGCCGCCTGCAGTCCAAAGACTACCTGCAATGTCGGATGGACAA TCAGCTGATGGCCAAGGAACCTCTAGAGAAACTAGGCTTTGCCGACCTGAAGGAAACACCTCCCAGCCCGGAGGACAAGGACGCTAAATAG